One genomic segment of Alosa sapidissima isolate fAloSap1 chromosome 13, fAloSap1.pri, whole genome shotgun sequence includes these proteins:
- the akna gene encoding microtubule organization protein AKNA isoform X5, translated as MKVDQLGEQTGYHLTPTPSPRRSPLDFQEIPQPSNSVCKSELRLGHRNNLGLEPGLSSSILPRNLPTNSYEETNRSIQGSPESSDATFSKAELRDSPSRSSPIRPTHHKSRKNRFPKADLHAGGETEEHYPQAFEDLKGPQKVVHNISSFTRHSTSHTPPPSPHPVPHTVPLISPPSHLLHLSMEDPLDFPGIQEEKFPEASCTESLPDSSVCPPRPTPSRRNQHDSQESPQSSAPAPSRAGHRKSPPRSSPDRTHHNHLRSPKTSKIERRRPGAAAFSTSPAASHTDIRRGKLTHPSPDFSKVQPRVHFPKTGYKPPKSKHAVQQDGEPPEPLMVFKSPAEIVREVLLSSSEDPQESPCPGDGGPHGPLNRTVPEGFRDPQQATALMQQLQEDYKRLLTKYAAAENTIDRLRLEAKVGLYSDPPKPSHSVQSGSVKEGSKVMTLSFPQAQRAELDAPQQTLQRSNSDHAAVSPARPSSVDSVSRQRGLRAIEQLTTALLSQVQRFHLQLDTFEELLRRGQLKAHEQMKGLHELAQGQEALERAYLAAREEHKFLQQTGSRLTPFDPNRDLEGQIFQSGMRLDELKEWVEQTQQSSPMSEPQPSPHPISLSPRESDTLPRPQVVSPATQPPPTGPVCPVGVGDQMTIRVEVSSVSGVDMEEEEDEDEEDSLPSLLLRPLQQKHQCVERDFSNLLGQYQSVKELPQVLDVASRPNWHSTPDPDATPLPGDDGIEARPHWPSDSEQGQSRPPQQGSLPMLEPSTGPGAESLRGSLAELHLGGAPLERCSSYPGAQDVSSPSRASGSRRSGSSSLYSLGDGMATATTTLNKRTYKAQARNARAPSQDGLLSPETDSGFVGSESRLTPALHSPLQLGEKARTTPLEETEETESPVTVTDSGRPPSRDPQQRPLAGSTGSAGGAPTPLQRRGGGGERRPPPSLSSSSSPQRWAREPLQAWTSSGASETHSLSGQEEKEQNSQYYRRATNQPPVYQRNSSLSAPYRHGDHLKAQSSVQLTNQCEALQSLQVEVNRLKECLEGTLCVPLSTSTEPASPHSPPAHSTPYRYTPHRYTPHRPSKRNSRRAEDGESNRVTEEEEEEEEEVVVERRTQRSRSMSMPRPRPETLDDSGHAQSEPKQEMRYTAVFIAARRESLTVISAAQESSGGHTCQRLGPSVVPEDIVDANQRGNLGTAYHGSKHCANPGTAQPAAGPERSGSGKRLSRSASHCCPLRRSSESRRSTAVQTDRQVDRDPGPSSRQPRPESSPRRHAGRVFLAPPPGAVLGSVPMVQCVPVYPSVLYYPGPKLKAAIPMPYISVGTERPSQAKAYRIREGERGRSLSSSLDRAIIAAADMKSSSKRMVRTISTGLQHQRALSQSCLY; from the exons ATGAAGGTAGACCAGCTAGGCGAGCAAACTGGTTATCACTTGACCCCAACACCCTCCCCCAGGAGAAGTCCACTTGATTTTCAGGAAATTCCTCAGCCTTCCAATTCAGTCTGCAAGTCTGAACTCAGGCTTGGACACAGGAACAACTTAGGGCTAGAACCAGGTCTTAGTTCATCAATTTTACCAAGAAATCTTCCAACAAACTCCTATGAGGAAACCAACCGTTCTATTCAGGGAAGCCCAGAGTCTTCAGATGCGACATTTTCTAAGGCTGAACTTAGGGACTCACCATCCAGATCATCTCCTATTAGGCCAACTCATCATAAGAGCCGAAAGAACAGGTTTCCAAAGGCAGACCTTCATGCTGGAGGGGAGACGGAGGAGCATTACCCACAAGCCTTTGAGGACTTGAAAGGTCCACAGAAGGTTGTACATAACATATCTAGTTTCACAAGGCACTCTACTTCCCACACCCCACCTCCTTCACCTCACCCTGTTCCTCATACAGTTCCACtgatctctcctccttcccacCTCCTGCACCTGTCCATGGAAGATCCTTTAGACTTCCCTGGGATTCAGGAGGAGAAGTTTCCAGAAGCTTCCTGCACAGAGAGCCTCCCAGACTCTAGTGTTTGTCCTCCTCGACCAACTCCTTCTCGAAGAAACCAGCATGATTCTCAGGAAAGCCCACAATCCTCAGCTCCTGCACCTTCTAGGGCTGGACACAGGAAGTCACCTCCCCGCTCCTCTCCAGACAGGACTCATCATAATCATCTTAGGAGCCCAAAGACCAGCAAGATTGAGAGGAGGAGGCCTGGTGCTGCTGCTTTCAGCACAAGCCCTGCTGCTAGCCACACAGACATCAG GCGAGGGAAGCTCACCCACCCCTCCCCCGACTTCTCCAAAGTCCAGCCTCGGGTCCACTTTCCCAAGACGGGCTACAAACCCCCCAAGAGTAAGCATGCTGTCCAGCAGGATGGCGAGCCCCCGGAGCCCCTGATGGTTTTCAAGTCTCCGGCGGAGATTGTCCGCGAGGTGCTCCTGAGCAGCAGCGAGGACCCCCAGGAGTCTCCATGCCCCGGCGACGGTGGGCCCCATGGGCCCCTGAACCGTACGGTGCCCGAGGGCTTCCGGGACCCTCAGCAGGCCACCGCTCTGATGCAGCAGCTGCAG GAGGATTACAAAAGACTGCTGACAAAATATGCTGCGGCAGAAAACACTATTGACCGACTGCGCTTGGAGGCCaag GTTGGCCTGTACTCGGACCCACCCAAGCCAAGCCACTCCGTCCAATCAGGGTCCGTGAAggaggggtcaaaggtcatgacCCTTAGTTTTCCTCAGGCTCAGAGGGCTGAGTTGGATGCACCTCAGCAGACTCTCCAAAGGTCAAACTCAG ATCATGCAGCCGTGTCCCCTGCCCGGCCCTCCTCCGTGGACTCGGTCTCCAGACAGAGGGGTCTGCGTGCCATCGAGCAGCTCACCACAGCCCTGCTCTCTCAGGTCCAGAGGTTCCACCTGCAG CTTGACACATTTGAGGAGCTCCTGAGAAGAGGTCAACTGAAAGCCCATGAGCAGATGAAG GGCCTGCATGAGCTGGCTCAGGGCCAGGAGGCTCTGGAGAGGGCCTACCTTGCCGCACGGGAGGAGCACAAGTTCCTACAGCAGACAGGAAGCAGGCTCACACCTTTTGACCCAAACAG GGACCTTGAAGGACAGATCTTCCAGTCAGGGATGCGATTGGACGAGCTGAAGGAATGGGTGGAGCAAACCCAGCAGTCCTCGCCCATGTCCGAGCCTCAGCCCTCTCCACATCCGATCTCCCTGAGCCCGAGGGAGAGTGACACGCTGCCACGCCCACAGGTAGTCTCTCCCGCCACTCAACCCCCCCCAACG ggtccAGTGTGTCCTGTGGGTGTGGGAGATCAGATGACCATCAGGGTGGAGGTGAGCTCAGTGAGCGGAGTCGacatggaggaagaggaagacgaAGACGAAGAGGATTCCctgccttctctcctcctccgccCCCTCCAACAGAAGCACCAGTGCGTGGAGCGGGACTTCAGCAATCTGCTGGGCCA GTATCAGAGTGTGAAGGAGCTGCCGCAGGTTCTTGACGTGGCATCCAGACCCAACTGGCACAGCACCCCCGACCCAGATGCCACTCCTCTCCCAGGGGATGATGGGATAGAGGCGAGACCACACTGGCCTAGTGACAGCGAACAAGGCCAGAGCCGTCCACCTCAACA GGGGTCCCTCCCAATGCTGGAGCCTTCCACGGGGCCCGGTGCAGAGTCCCTGCGCGGCAGCCTGGCGGAGCTCCATCTGGGGGGAGCCCCCCTGGAGCGCTGCTCCTCTTACCCCGGTGCTCAGGACGTCTCCAGCCCCAGCCGGGCTTCAGGGAGCAGGAGGTCGGGCAGCAGCAGCCTCTACAGCCTGGGCGATGGGATGGCTACTGCTACCACAACACTCAACAAGAGAACCTACAAGGCCCAGGCCAGAAATGCTAGAGCGCCCTCTCAG GATGGTCTTCTGTCCCCGGAGACTGACAGTGGCTTTGTGGGCTCCGAGAGCCGCCTGACTCCTGCACTTCACAGTCCTCTCCAGCTGGGGGAGAAGGCGAG GACAACGCCGCTGGAGGAAACCGAGGAAACTGAGAGTCCCGTGACAGTCACTGACTCAGGGCGACCTCCTTCCCGTGACCCCCAGCAGAGGCCTCTCGCGGGCTCGACTGGGTCAGCTGGAGGAGCCCCCACACCTCtgcagaggaggggagggggaggagagaggaggcccCCTCCCAGCCTGTCTTCCAGCAGCTCCCCCCAGCGCTGGGCAAGGGAGCCACTACAGGCCTGGACCAGCAGTGGGGCCAGTGAGA CCCACTCCCTGTCAGGACAGGAGGAGAAGGAACAGAACAGCCAGTACTACAGACGAGCGACCAATCAGCCGCCAGTATACCAGCGAAACTCCTCCCTGTCTGCGCCTTATCGCCATGGCGACCACCTCAAAGCCCAAAGTTCTGTCCAGCTGACCAATCAGTG TGAGGCCCTCCAGTCCCTGCAAGTGGAGGTGAACAGACTGAAGGAGTGTTTGGAGGGGACTCTATGTGTGCCCCTCTCCACCAGCACTGAGCCAGCCTCTCCACACAGCCCACCCGCACACAGCACGCCTTACAGATACACCCCTCACAGGTACACCCCTCACAG GCCATCTAAGCGGAACAGCAGGAGAGcggaggatggagagagcaacagagtgaccgaggaggaggaggaggaggaggaagaggtggtggtggagaggaggaCCCAGAGGTCCAGATCAATGTCTATGCCCCGCCCTCGGCCAGAGA CCTTAGATGATTCTGGGCATGCCCAGTCTGAGCCCAAACAAGAGATGAGATATACAGCAGTATTCATAGCAGCTCGGAGAGAGAGTCTGACAGTGATTTCAGCAGCACAGGAGAGCAGTGGAGGCCATACCT GCCAGCGCCTTGGGCCATCTGTTGTGCCTGAAGACATTGTTGATGCCAACCAGAGGGGGAATCTGGGCACTGCGTACCACGGCTCAAAGCACTGTGCCAATCCGGGCACAGCTCAGCCAG CGGCAGGTCCAGAGAGGAGTGGCAGTGGGAAGCGTCTCAGTCGCTCGGCCTCCCATTGCTGTCCACTGCGTAGATCCTCAGAGTCCAGACGAAGCACTGCTGTTCAGACAG ACCGTCAGGTGGACCGTGATCCCGGCCCGTCCTCCAGACAGCCTCGCCCAGAGAGCTCACCACGCAGGCACGCAGGGCGTGTGTTCCTGGCACCTCCACCCGGCGCTGTGCTGGGTAGCGTGCCCATGGTTCAGTGTGTGCCAGTTTACCCATCTGTGCT CTACTACCCCGGTCCCAAGCTGAAGGCAGCCATACCCATGCCGTACATTTCCGTGGGAACGGAGCGACCCAGCCAAGCCAAAGCCTACCGGATCCGAGAGGGAGAGCGCGGGCGGTCTCTCAGCAGCTCACTCGACCGAGCCATCATCGCTGCTGCAGACATGAAGAGCTCCTCCAAGCGTATGGTGCGCACCATCAGTACTGGCCTCCAACACCAGAGGGCGCTCTCCCAGTCCTGTCTCTACTGA